One stretch of Schlesneria sp. DSM 10557 DNA includes these proteins:
- a CDS encoding serine/threonine protein kinase yields MVDQVRSQLTTEIASHEVLSDTLNQDAESIQKSLDLSGLAGEAPSVVPGYRILKPIGEGKYGSVWLAREQNTGKHVAIKFYTHRRGVDWSLLGREVEKLAVLYTSRNIVGLLAVGWDHDPPYYVMEYLENGSLAARLAVGPLAVADAVRIATRVCQALVHAHGSGILHCDLKPANILLDQDFEPRLCDFGQSRLADEHSHSLGTLFYMAPEQADLKAVPDARWDVYALGALIFNMLTGTPPHRTEETERRLSSAGTLEERLSIYRQIVRSDARPTSHRSVFGIDQQLCEIVDRCLAADPAKRFPNAQAVLDKLVSRERFRARRPLILLGLILPLLLLLSIAPLAMDTMNDAVRTTQDNLIRRALESDVLSANLLADSINRELEDRRHELETLAADTRLREEIASLAVLPIAQRKPLIDHLDRLKRENDERSKELSRVQDSSWFLLDASGIQRWRSPASQMQDENMAWRDFFHGSGNDWPRNEVPVDIHAIRTCRISIPFKSASNELYVVALSVPVFDPQKSEDVIGVLCRTLTLGSLIKDYQRNWQTQISDGVNRKLAIVDGGDLDGERHWQLLAHSWMDDSQLGQISEADFRKLRLKGIVDDEVLENLEELIRQNKKGDPSVAKGEYDRTRHYLDPVHQFDPDTYGGEWLAAFSPVGNTKWAAVVQERKDVALRPVEELKARMLNSAIGGVLVVLGLVAGSWWLIVALLNERAPRWLKFWQPRAARTGTTMMSLTGKTVPSD; encoded by the coding sequence GATACGCTGAATCAAGACGCCGAGTCGATCCAGAAATCTCTTGATCTGAGCGGATTGGCGGGGGAGGCCCCCTCCGTCGTGCCTGGTTACCGGATTCTCAAGCCGATCGGCGAAGGAAAGTATGGCTCCGTCTGGCTGGCCCGCGAACAGAATACGGGAAAGCACGTGGCGATCAAGTTTTACACCCACCGCCGTGGTGTCGACTGGTCGCTGCTGGGACGTGAAGTCGAAAAGCTGGCGGTGCTGTACACTTCGCGAAATATCGTCGGTTTGCTGGCTGTCGGATGGGATCATGATCCCCCGTATTATGTGATGGAGTACCTCGAAAACGGTTCGCTGGCTGCTCGACTGGCTGTCGGCCCTCTCGCTGTTGCGGACGCTGTCCGAATAGCCACACGCGTCTGCCAGGCGCTGGTGCACGCTCATGGAAGCGGGATTCTGCATTGTGACCTCAAGCCGGCGAATATCCTGCTGGACCAGGACTTCGAACCTCGCCTGTGTGACTTCGGCCAATCGCGTCTGGCGGACGAACATAGCCATTCCTTGGGAACGCTCTTCTACATGGCTCCGGAGCAGGCGGATCTGAAGGCCGTTCCGGACGCTCGCTGGGACGTTTACGCGCTGGGGGCACTCATTTTTAACATGCTCACCGGCACCCCGCCCCATCGGACAGAAGAGACCGAGCGACGATTGAGTTCCGCAGGGACACTCGAAGAACGACTCTCTATTTACCGGCAAATCGTTCGTTCCGATGCCAGACCGACCAGTCACCGCAGCGTTTTCGGCATCGACCAGCAGTTGTGTGAGATTGTAGATCGCTGCCTCGCTGCCGATCCTGCAAAGCGTTTCCCGAATGCTCAGGCGGTGCTGGATAAACTGGTCAGCCGTGAGCGATTCCGTGCCCGGCGACCATTGATTCTGTTGGGGCTGATCCTGCCATTGCTGCTGCTGTTGAGTATCGCTCCACTGGCAATGGACACGATGAATGATGCCGTGCGGACAACTCAGGACAATCTGATCCGCCGGGCGCTTGAAAGTGATGTTCTATCGGCAAATCTGCTGGCTGACAGCATCAATCGTGAACTGGAAGACCGGCGGCATGAGCTCGAGACTCTGGCCGCCGACACGCGATTGCGGGAGGAGATTGCCAGCCTCGCCGTGCTTCCCATCGCGCAGCGGAAACCACTGATTGACCACCTCGATCGACTGAAGCGGGAAAACGATGAGCGGTCGAAAGAGTTAAGCCGCGTCCAGGACTCAAGCTGGTTCCTGCTGGACGCGAGCGGGATCCAGCGCTGGAGATCGCCCGCCAGTCAGATGCAGGATGAAAACATGGCTTGGCGCGATTTCTTTCACGGCAGTGGCAATGACTGGCCGCGCAACGAAGTTCCCGTGGATATCCACGCGATCCGGACGTGTCGGATCTCCATTCCGTTCAAATCTGCGTCGAACGAACTCTATGTCGTCGCGCTATCGGTGCCCGTGTTCGATCCTCAAAAGTCGGAAGACGTGATCGGGGTGCTCTGTCGTACCCTGACACTGGGGAGTCTGATTAAGGACTATCAGCGGAACTGGCAGACCCAGATTTCGGACGGGGTGAATCGCAAACTGGCCATCGTCGATGGGGGGGATCTGGACGGCGAGCGACACTGGCAGTTACTTGCTCACAGCTGGATGGACGACTCGCAACTGGGGCAGATCAGCGAGGCCGACTTCCGGAAGCTCCGATTGAAAGGGATTGTCGATGATGAAGTTCTGGAGAATCTGGAGGAACTGATTCGACAGAACAAGAAGGGGGATCCCAGCGTCGCAAAGGGAGAATACGACCGGACGCGACACTATCTCGATCCTGTCCATCAGTTTGACCCGGATACCTATGGAGGGGAATGGCTGGCCGCGTTCAGCCCGGTGGGGAACACAAAATGGGCCGCCGTTGTGCAGGAACGCAAGGACGTTGCCCTGCGTCCGGTGGAGGAATTGAAGGCCCGCATGTTGAACTCGGCCATCGGCGGCGTATTGGTGGTGCTGGGACTGGTTGCCGGATCCTGGTGGTTGATTGTTGCTCTATTGAATGAGCGTGCACCTCGGTGGCTCAAGTTCTGGCAGCCCCGCGCCGCGAGGACCGGGACGACGATGATGTCTCTGACTGGCAAAACCGTTCCAAGCGACTGA